One genomic window of Pempheris klunzingeri isolate RE-2024b chromosome 12, fPemKlu1.hap1, whole genome shotgun sequence includes the following:
- the dnajc12 gene encoding dnaJ homolog subfamily C member 12 encodes MEAVLSCKPEDLEDYYGLLGCDELSSTEQILNEYKIRALACHPDKHLDNPRAVEDFQKLQEAKEVLCNETKRKNYDLWRRSGVTIPYHDWQALNDSVKTSMHWAVRNKKEPMLEASKAEIPTPPSQAEDLHSEQGSPTIPSCDAMSSSSDYCHRRFRWAADSPSSLLRRFRNYEI; translated from the exons ATGGAGGCTGTTTTGAGCTGCAAACCAGAGGACTTGGAGGATTACTACGGGTTATTAGGATGTGATGAACTGTCGTCG ACTGAACAGATTCTCAATGAATACAAGATCCGAGCCTTGGCATGCCACCCAGACAAACACCTAGACAACCCCAGGGCAG TGGAAGATTTCCAAAAGCTGCAGGAGGCCAAAGAGGTTTTATGCAatgaaaccaaaagaaaaaactatgaCCTTTGGAGAAGAAGCGGAGTTACTATCCCATATCATGACTGGCAAGCCTTGAATGACTCTGTAAAAACT TCAATGCACTGGGCTGTGAGAAATAAGAAGGAACCAATGTTGGAGGCCTCAAAAGCAGAAatccccacccccccctcacAAGCAGAGGACCTTCACTCTGAACAAGGATCACCAACCATCCCCTCATGTGATGCCATGTCATCTTCAA GTGATTACTGCCATCGACGTTTCCGTTGGGCTGCGGACTCTCCATCTAGTCTGCTGCGGAGGTTTAGaaattatgaaatatga
- the sirt1 gene encoding NAD-dependent protein deacetylase sirtuin-1, with protein MADGESSVGTAYPGASEMEEPAAKRSKISPLTNHGFKVAKEDQLSCVSAATEGWEAAVNCAQPAEREAKPVMAVEQAPAALGGDNNGLGLLVSVPHKPVVKLDDSAVFGTTEEGADFLGHDDLPSNGLAATPDHINEDDDRSSHASSSDWTPQPQIGSYSFIQQHIRETDPRTILRDLLPETVLPPDLDDMTLWQIIINISEPPKRKKRKDINTLEDVVRLLHESKRILVLTGAGVSVSCGIPDFRSRDGIYARLAVDFPDLPDPQAMFDIEYFRRDPRPFFKFAKEIYPGQFQPSPCHKFISMMDKQGKLLRNYTQNIDTLEQVAGVQRIIQCHGSFATASCLVCKHKVDCEAIREDIFNQVVPRCPRCPDIPLAIMKPDIVFFGENLPEMFHRAMKQDKDEVDLLIVIGSSLKVRPVALIPNSIPHEVPQVLINREQLPHLNFDVELLGDCDVIVNELCHRLGGDFEQLCYNTVRLTEITEKPPRLPEQSPSEALPASSDAAQEEQKPLGTDSVIKPSEKTESPNVRETAGNNITPPEPCPNAQCPSEETAEPSEVSAEDVAKEEAAELKSQSTLEFRRRCWMSRINRSPISKRLETGQYLFQAPNHYIFHGAEVYSDSEDETSSSCGSDSDESECSADGVEEDSEPEEASTLAAGGETCLRDTIQHTLATEASSSVQTDSTSEKTLSTTHL; from the exons ATGGCGGACGGAGAGAGCAGTGTCGGAACGGCCTATCCGGGCGCCTCCGAAATGGAAGAACCTGCCGCGAAAAGGTCGAAAATCAGTCCGTTGACTAACCACGGATTCAAAGTCGCCAAAGAAGACCAATTATCATGCGTCTCCGCGGCCACGGAGGGCTGGGAGGCGGCGGTGAATTGTGCGCAGCCAGCGGAGAGGGAAGCAAAGCCGGTGATGGCGGTAGAGCAGGCCCCAGCAGCGCTAGGCGGAGACAACAATGGACTGGGACTGCTGGTCTCCGTGCCGCACAAACCAGTTGTGAAACTAGACGACAGCGCTGTATTTGGGACAACGGAGGAGGGTGCTG ATTTTCTTGGACACGACGACCTCCCCTCCAACGGACTGGCTGCCACACCGGACCACATCAACGAGGACGATGACAGATCCTCACATGCGAGCTCCAGCGACTGGACTCCTCAACCGCAAATAG GTTCCTACAGTTTCATTCAGCAACACATCAGAGAGACGGATCCAAGGACCATTCTTAGGGATTTGCTGCCTGAGACCGTGCTCCCTCCAGATTTAGATGACATGACACTGTGGCAGATCATCATCAACATCTCAGAACCTCCAAAAAGAAAGAAGCGGAAGGATATCAACACATTAGAAGATGTGGTCAGGCTACTCCATGAAAGTAAAAGGATCCTTGTGCTGACTGGTGCTGGG gtGTCAGTTTCATGTGGAATACCAGACTTTCGCTCCAGAGATGGAATTTATGCACGACTTGCTGTAGATTTTCCTGATCTTCCAGACCCTCAGGCTATGTTTGACATTGAATATTTCAGACGGGACCCAAGGCCCTTTTTCAAGTTTGCTAAG GAGATCTACCCTGGTCAGTTCCAGCCGTCTCCCTGTCACAAATTCATATCTATGATGGAtaagcaagggaagctgctgcgcaactacacacaaaacattgacACGTTAGAACAAGTGGCTGGAGTTCAGCGGATTATCCAGTGTCATG GTTCATTTGCAACCGCATCCTGTCTCGTCTGTAAACACAAAGTGGATTGTGAGGCGATAAGGGAAGACATCTTTAACCAG GTTGTCCCCCGTTGTCCGCGGTGCCCAGATATTCCCTTGGCCATCATGAAACCTGACATCGTCTTCTTCGGAGAGAATCTTCCAGAAATGTTCCACAGAGCCATGAAGCAGGATAAAGATGAAGTGGACCTCTTGATTGTAATTGGCTCATCACTTAAAGTCCGACCAGTTGCCCTCATCCCaa ACTCCATTCCTCATGAAGTGCCTCAAGTCCTGATCAACAGAGAGCAGCTGCCTCACCTCAACTTTGATGTGGAGCTGCTTGGAGACTGTGACGTCATTGTCAACGAGCTCTGCCACCGGTTGGGTGGAGACTTTGAGCAGCTCTGCTACAACACTGTAAGACTCACTGAGATCACGGAGAAGCCCCCTCGGTTACCAGAACAGTCACCAAGTGAGGCCTTGCCTGCTTCCAGCGATGCAGCTCAGGAGGAGCAGAAGCCGCTCGGCACAGACTCAGTAATTAAGCCTTCAGAGAAGACGGAAAGTCCAAATGTCAGAGAGACTGCTGGTAATAATATAACGCCTCCAGAGCCTTGTCCAAATGCTCAGTGTCCCAGTGAAGAGACGGCCGAGCCTTCAGAGGTATCAGCGGAAGATGTTGCGAAAGAGGAGGCCGCAGAACTAAAGAGCCAATCCACCCTTGAATTTCGTAGACGATGCTGGATGAGTCGGATAAACAGAAGTCCAATCAGCAAACGCCTTGAGA CAGGCCAGTACCTGTTTCAAGCACCGAATCACTACATCTTCCACGGGGCTGAGGTTTACTCCGACTCTGAAGATGAGACGTCGAGCTCCTGTGGGAGCGACAGTGACGAGTCTGAATGCAGTGCAGATGGGGTGGAAGAAGACAGTGAGCCGGAGGAAGCCAGCACGCTCGCAGCGGGTGGAGAGACATGCCTCAGAGACACTATACAACACACTTTAGCCACTGAGGCCTCATCaagtgtgcagacagacagtacTTCTGAAAAGACTCTCAGCACCACACACCTTTAA
- the cacul1 gene encoding CDK2-associated and cullin domain-containing protein 1: MEAMEDDSLDVKDDHNHNHCASSSSKVRTYRSNVSQLADTATVPQPVCLPVPGGEPAARRGKVWSGNSGGSKFMDSDSGSESSEVSETDCAAPPAAAEGKFTLDSTSKFLLNAMAVEDYRKNHWPNLEKAIDRLLIQKPTDHISVSYAQIYSYVYKCVCQQHSELLYSDLTLKITSHLQQVSTHLQASQPENFIENFNVALTQYTASLQCIVPVFMYLNKFYIESKLNRDLREDLMKLFADHVAEKHVNTLMPLLIKAHAMPFQVQPSTMASVVKGLYSLQPEWAQLAPALFSGFIPQINPPAVESLLPDYAALDQKLQMELSMNGFPRGDQSRKRASDDS; the protein is encoded by the exons ATGGAGGCCATGGAAGATGACAGTTTGGACGTAAAAGACGATCATAACCACAACCATTGTgcgagcagcagcagtaaagtCCGGACGTACCGGAGTAACGTTAGCCAGCTGGCGGATACAGCGACGGTCCCTCAGCCCGTGTGTCTGCCGGTGCCGGGAGGGGAACCGGCGGCTCGACGAGGTAAAGTGTGGTCCGGCAATTCCGGGGGGTCAAAGTTCATGGACTCAGATTCGGGCAGCGAGAGCAGCGAAGTCAGCGAGACCGACTGTGCGGCTCCACCAGCCGCTGCCGAGGGAAAATTCACCCTCGATTCAACTTCCAAGTTCC TGCTGAATGCCATGGCTGTTGAAGACTACCGGAAAAACCATTGGCCAAACCTGGAGAAGGCAATCGACCGTCTGCTGATTCAGAAGCCCACAGACCACATCTCTGTTTCTTATGCACAGATCTACAg tTATGTCTACAAGTGCGTTTGTCAGCAGCACTCTGAGCTGCTCTACAGTGatttgacattaaaaataaCAAGTCATCTGCAGCAGGTTTCCACCCATCTACAA GCCAGCCAACCTGAGAACTTCATCGAGAACTTCAATGTTGCGCTGACACAATACACAGCTTCTCTTCAATGTATAGTTCCTGTATTTATGTACCTG AACAAGTTCTACATCGAGTCAAAGCTCAACAGAGACCTAAGGGAGGATCTGATGAAGCTGTTTGCTGATCACGTTGCAGAAAAGCACGTGAACACACTGATGC CTCTTCTCATCAAAGCTCATGCCATGCCCTTTCAAGTGCAACCATCTACAATGGCCAGTGTGGTGAAAGGCCTCTACAGCCTCCAACCAG AGTGGGCCCAGTTAGCCCCGGCTCTCTTCTCAGGGTTCATTCCCCAGATTAACCCTCCTGCTGTGGAGTCTCTGCTGCCCGATTACGCCGCTCTGGACCAGAAGTTACAGATGGAGCTCTCCATGAACGGATTTCCACG aggTGACCAGTCTCGCAAACGGGCCAGCGATGACTCCTGA